The Nitrospinaceae bacterium genome has a segment encoding these proteins:
- a CDS encoding NAD(P)/FAD-dependent oxidoreductase, whose protein sequence is MAKRHVIVGGGTAGWNAISTIREIDKGESEIVLVSDENPYSRMVLPYYLSQEIGESHVYTASETQLGKLNVETRLGRRATTLNPDNNRLVLDNGDEIDYDNLLIATGSSPVRAPVPGADGGDVHSFWTLGQAREVTAGLKPGSQVAMIGAGFISFTILNALIKRGVELTIIEIAPRILPRMVDDEGAAIVQGWLEERGIKIMAGVEVTSIEDVSGGGKTVKLKSGADVDADLVIMATGIKTNLEWLEGSGIEVNQGVLVNDHLRSSESNVYAAGDVAEGPDLLSDGKVVHAIEPTAMQHGRVVGANMAGVDTAFEGSLLMNIVDVLDLEIASFGRWDDEELEVVRVVKADRPAYRKLLFEEGRLVGAILLGRTRDIWATNDVGMIKGLVQSKCDLSEWKAHLKKNPFDIKRAYLAAGAAGNLIPQTLLGRPSV, encoded by the coding sequence ATGGCTAAACGTCACGTCATCGTCGGCGGCGGGACTGCCGGTTGGAACGCAATTTCAACGATACGAGAGATCGACAAAGGAGAGTCGGAGATTGTTCTAGTGTCTGACGAAAATCCTTATTCTCGAATGGTTCTTCCGTATTATCTTTCGCAAGAAATTGGCGAATCACATGTGTATACGGCATCTGAAACGCAACTAGGCAAGCTCAATGTCGAAACACGTCTTGGCCGACGGGCGACTACGTTAAACCCTGACAACAACAGGCTTGTTCTCGATAATGGTGATGAGATTGACTACGATAATTTGTTGATTGCCACCGGATCTTCTCCGGTTCGGGCTCCGGTGCCGGGAGCTGATGGAGGCGATGTTCACAGCTTTTGGACGCTTGGGCAGGCGCGTGAGGTGACAGCTGGGTTAAAACCTGGTTCACAGGTTGCCATGATAGGTGCCGGTTTTATTTCATTTACCATCTTAAATGCGTTGATCAAGCGTGGCGTTGAACTCACGATCATAGAAATCGCTCCAAGAATTCTTCCGCGTATGGTGGATGACGAAGGGGCGGCGATTGTTCAGGGGTGGCTTGAAGAGCGCGGCATTAAAATCATGGCAGGTGTGGAGGTGACTTCGATTGAGGATGTCTCTGGTGGCGGCAAAACTGTGAAGCTAAAGTCGGGCGCTGATGTCGATGCTGATCTTGTGATTATGGCGACGGGAATTAAAACAAATCTTGAATGGCTCGAGGGCTCTGGAATTGAAGTGAACCAGGGCGTTCTAGTAAACGACCATCTTCGCTCAAGCGAATCGAATGTCTATGCGGCGGGTGATGTGGCCGAGGGGCCAGATCTGTTGTCGGATGGCAAGGTGGTGCATGCCATAGAGCCTACCGCTATGCAGCATGGTCGCGTGGTCGGCGCCAATATGGCTGGCGTGGACACGGCCTTTGAGGGCAGCCTGCTTATGAACATCGTTGATGTTCTGGATCTTGAGATAGCCAGTTTTGGCCGCTGGGATGACGAGGAGCTGGAGGTTGTTCGAGTGGTTAAGGCGGATCGTCCTGCCTATCGAAAACTGCTTTTTGAGGAAGGTCGTCTTGTGGGTGCAATTTTGTTGGGCCGGACAAGAGACATCTGGGCGACTAACGATGTGGGAATGATCAAGGGGCTTGTACAGAGCAAATGTGATTTATCTGAATGGAAGGCGCATCTCAAGAAAAATCCATTTGATATTAAACGTGCATATCTGGCTGCGGGAGCTGCGGGCAATTTGATTCCACAGACGCTTCTGGGGCGTCCCTCCGTATAG
- a CDS encoding MoaD/ThiS family protein, with protein MSADKQSVVLEFLAWATIFVGGDGSESREFTEEIEPGDTLRDVLKRHSRKHRELNDALWDRGSDALSEHIEIAVNDALLGIKHTLDSEIQGGDRIILMGQYMGG; from the coding sequence GTGAGTGCGGACAAGCAAAGCGTCGTGCTCGAATTCCTCGCCTGGGCGACTATCTTTGTCGGCGGTGATGGGAGCGAGAGCCGCGAGTTCACCGAGGAAATTGAACCCGGCGATACGCTCCGGGATGTACTCAAGCGCCATAGCCGCAAGCACAGGGAGCTCAATGATGCCTTGTGGGACCGCGGCTCGGACGCCCTGAGCGAGCACATCGAAATAGCGGTGAACGACGCCCTGCTGGGCATCAAGCACACGCTCGACAGCGAGATACAGGGCGGCGACCGGATCATCCTTATGGGCCAGTACATGGGTGGCTAA
- a CDS encoding HupE/UreJ family protein — protein MFSLQRSVWPLLAQKRAVLFSFVAGAILLWLSEASAHGVAQGDKGFIQETTGAIPFPFIYLGAKHMVTGYDHLLFLLGVIFFLYRMKDVGLYVSLFAIGHTVTLLSGVFFHISINAYLIDAIIGLSVVYKALDNLGAYRRWFGFQPDTKGATLVFGLFHGFGLATKLIEFELSPDGLFANLVAFNVGVELGQLLALGGILIAMGFWRRTPSFWRHAYSANVALMAGGFVLMGYQLTGYFLF, from the coding sequence ATGTTTTCTCTGCAGCGTAGCGTCTGGCCCCTGCTGGCCCAAAAGCGCGCCGTATTATTTTCCTTCGTTGCCGGAGCTATCCTGCTTTGGTTGTCCGAGGCGTCTGCGCACGGGGTGGCCCAGGGCGATAAAGGATTTATCCAGGAAACCACCGGGGCAATTCCATTTCCGTTTATTTATCTCGGTGCCAAGCATATGGTTACTGGCTATGATCACCTTCTCTTTTTGTTGGGGGTGATTTTTTTTCTCTACCGGATGAAAGATGTCGGCCTTTATGTCTCTTTGTTTGCCATCGGCCATACCGTGACACTTCTCTCCGGTGTATTCTTCCACATCAGCATTAATGCATACTTGATCGACGCAATTATCGGCCTTTCTGTAGTCTACAAAGCACTGGACAATTTGGGGGCCTATCGTCGTTGGTTTGGTTTTCAACCGGATACAAAGGGCGCAACGCTAGTTTTCGGTCTATTCCACGGGTTCGGCCTCGCTACGAAACTCATTGAATTCGAGCTGTCTCCGGATGGATTGTTTGCCAACCTTGTTGCATTTAACGTCGGTGTGGAGCTTGGTCAGCTTCTCGCCCTTGGCGGTATTTTGATTGCGATGGGTTTTTGGCGGCGCACCCCAAGCTTCTGGCGTCATGCCTACAGTGCGAACGTTGCCCTCATGGCTGGGGGGTTTGTTCTGATGGGCTATCAACTTACTGGATATTTTCTCTTTTGA
- a CDS encoding transmembrane anchor protein — MYSANKPSADELPTTRQLIRSTAIALVAATVILITAILPAEYGIDPTGIGRVFGLTQMGQIKFRLANESSKEKNQAAMTKEPAKLVPAMIKNPPLENSGEIKLILMPGQDTEVKLEMLKGSRVDYHWSTNGGELFYDTHGEPYKGPKNFFHRYEKGRALEGKGVLEAAFDGHHGWYWKNTSKKLLEITLKAKGGYIKMKRLF, encoded by the coding sequence ATGTATAGTGCAAATAAACCCTCTGCCGATGAGTTGCCAACTACCCGGCAACTTATCCGCTCCACCGCTATTGCCTTGGTGGCTGCTACCGTTATTCTCATCACCGCAATCCTGCCAGCAGAGTATGGGATAGACCCCACGGGCATCGGGCGTGTTTTCGGTCTCACCCAAATGGGCCAAATCAAATTTCGACTTGCAAACGAATCATCTAAAGAAAAAAATCAGGCCGCAATGACGAAAGAGCCAGCCAAACTGGTTCCTGCGATGATAAAGAATCCGCCTCTTGAAAATTCAGGCGAGATAAAGCTAATTCTCATGCCGGGCCAAGATACGGAAGTGAAATTGGAGATGCTTAAAGGAAGCCGGGTTGATTATCATTGGAGCACGAACGGAGGCGAGCTGTTTTACGACACCCACGGCGAGCCCTATAAAGGCCCGAAAAACTTTTTCCACAGGTATGAAAAGGGCCGCGCGCTGGAAGGCAAAGGGGTTCTTGAGGCTGCCTTTGACGGACATCATGGCTGGTATTGGAAAAATACCTCGAAGAAGCTTCTGGAAATCACCTTAAAGGCGAAGGGTGGTTACATCAAGATGAAACGACTTTTCTAA
- a CDS encoding alpha/beta fold hydrolase, with translation MKKSEIIQKDYLIDSLDAGVQIEVREKRLKGKRKFTEETTVLLCHGRLAPGPVAFDLSVPGYSWMDHIASRGFNVFTMSVRGFGRSSRPAGMAKDPIGKRPLVRGKTAMRDIEAVVNFICKRNGIGQVKLLGRSWSTTTTAAFAAANPARVNRLVLYAPYYAYDHPERAARFQDPQKPGRWNPNNGSWIWTTEKDLHARWWGHISGSAHHRWRDMKLVRAYWKEYLATDPDGARRKPPAVQTPNGSLADLYDRVRNKPPYDASKIRCPVLLIFGEQDGAANPAEAWGLFQKLTSSHGKRYVVMGEGTHFMEFEHRREEFLAQIQDFLET, from the coding sequence ATGAAAAAATCTGAAATCATACAAAAAGACTACCTGATCGATTCTCTCGATGCTGGTGTGCAAATCGAAGTTCGCGAAAAACGGCTTAAGGGAAAACGCAAATTTACCGAAGAAACAACCGTTTTGCTTTGCCATGGCCGACTCGCACCCGGGCCAGTCGCTTTTGATTTGTCTGTGCCTGGCTACTCTTGGATGGATCATATTGCCTCTCGTGGTTTTAACGTATTCACTATGTCGGTTAGGGGATTTGGACGCTCCTCCCGGCCCGCCGGAATGGCTAAAGACCCTATCGGCAAGCGCCCGCTCGTAAGAGGCAAGACTGCCATGCGCGATATCGAGGCAGTCGTCAATTTTATCTGTAAACGAAATGGCATCGGTCAGGTCAAACTTTTGGGGCGCTCCTGGAGCACAACCACTACCGCCGCCTTTGCCGCGGCCAATCCGGCGCGTGTTAACCGGCTTGTTCTCTATGCACCCTACTATGCCTACGACCATCCTGAGCGTGCTGCCCGTTTTCAGGATCCCCAAAAGCCCGGAAGGTGGAACCCTAATAACGGATCGTGGATATGGACGACGGAAAAAGATCTTCATGCCAGATGGTGGGGCCATATTAGCGGTAGTGCGCACCACCGTTGGCGGGACATGAAGCTGGTTCGTGCTTACTGGAAAGAATATCTCGCTACTGACCCCGATGGGGCGAGGCGGAAACCGCCAGCCGTCCAAACGCCCAATGGGTCGCTGGCTGATTTGTATGATCGGGTTCGCAATAAGCCTCCATACGACGCCTCAAAAATTCGTTGTCCGGTATTGTTAATATTTGGTGAGCAAGACGGCGCGGCGAATCCCGCCGAGGCATGGGGCCTGTTTCAAAAACTTACATCCAGCCATGGGAAGCGTTACGTAGTCATGGGGGAGGGAACGCATTTCATGGAATTTGAGCATCGGCGTGAAGAATTCCTTGCCCAAATTCAGGATTTTTTGGAAACCTAG
- a CDS encoding phosphoenolpyruvate hydrolase family protein, producing the protein MAVKYGAQEVVSRLRDVRKAGGLIIIAAVGSGLSAKSSEKGGADIIATYSIAKYRMMGFSRVSYLPICDANAITEDLGKNEILPIVQDAPVIAGVFAPNPTLDLPYLLDEYVRLGFSGVMNCPTVALLDGWYRESLEDMGMGYQKEVELTRLAVERDLFTQPFAATPEEAEQMVEAGAHMVIAHMGGTVPVDDPEEKKKQIIEAAESCTPILEAVKKLNEDVFVAIHGGPIAFPDDVRELRKHVPVLDGFLGGSSAERLPVEGPIRKAISDFKSIKS; encoded by the coding sequence ATGGCCGTAAAATACGGAGCGCAAGAGGTGGTATCTCGGTTGAGGGATGTTCGTAAGGCAGGTGGTTTGATTATCATTGCTGCCGTAGGCTCGGGTTTGTCCGCAAAATCTTCTGAAAAGGGCGGCGCCGACATCATTGCCACCTACAGCATTGCGAAATACAGGATGATGGGTTTCAGCCGGGTGAGCTATCTGCCCATCTGTGACGCGAATGCCATCACCGAGGATTTGGGGAAAAACGAAATTCTTCCCATTGTGCAGGATGCGCCCGTTATCGCTGGTGTTTTTGCGCCTAATCCGACTCTCGATCTCCCCTATCTTCTCGATGAGTATGTCCGTCTTGGTTTCTCGGGGGTGATGAATTGTCCTACCGTCGCCTTGCTCGACGGATGGTATCGCGAAAGCCTTGAGGATATGGGCATGGGTTACCAAAAAGAGGTGGAGCTTACCCGCCTGGCCGTGGAAAGAGATCTTTTCACACAACCCTTTGCCGCCACCCCGGAGGAGGCCGAGCAGATGGTTGAGGCGGGCGCCCACATGGTGATTGCGCACATGGGCGGGACCGTACCTGTGGACGATCCCGAAGAGAAGAAAAAGCAGATCATCGAGGCGGCAGAGAGTTGCACGCCTATTTTAGAGGCCGTCAAGAAGTTAAACGAGGATGTCTTCGTTGCCATCCATGGCGGCCCCATCGCTTTTCCTGATGACGTAAGAGAGTTGCGGAAGCATGTCCCCGTGTTGGATGGTTTCCTGGGGGGCTCAAGCGCCGAGCGGCTACCGGTGGAGGGCCCGATTCGCAAGGCGATCAGCGATTTTAAATCCATCAAGTCATAA
- a CDS encoding Tm-1-like ATP-binding domain-containing protein, producing the protein MVTIALLGTHDTKGLELQFVREKLIEAGARVRMLDLATLREEKAYSPDYSPSHLAEMMGRSFTELAALPKAEAADVVVEGALKLLRGLLDAGELNGAIALGGGSGAAMACAIFRGLPLGFPKVMVSTIASGDVSLYVGTRDVTMVHSVVDITLNRITRPIFAAAAGAVCGMAKALPVAGDTDKPLVAASMYGITQPCVFGMKEILESRGYEVVVFSAGGNGARALEELTAEAHIDGVLDITTTTMIDEIVGGIRGAGPGRLEAACSRGVPLLVVPGACECVNFGPPETIPEKFRDRIFMPHTATTTLMRATGEEMRALGVKMAEKLNGASGPVALLVPLRGFSHYDQENGPEAMDFAGNPAGTFHDPEADKAFLEGVQSTLDQERVRLLELDLHINDEAFSKKVAEVFLCLAGIAAV; encoded by the coding sequence ATGGTGACGATCGCTTTGCTGGGAACGCATGACACCAAAGGGCTTGAGCTTCAATTCGTGCGCGAAAAACTCATCGAAGCAGGGGCGAGAGTCCGTATGCTGGATCTGGCCACCCTGCGAGAAGAAAAAGCGTACTCGCCCGATTACTCGCCTTCCCATCTGGCCGAGATGATGGGGAGAAGTTTTACGGAACTCGCGGCTCTTCCGAAGGCAGAGGCGGCGGATGTTGTTGTCGAGGGTGCGCTGAAATTGCTCCGGGGCCTGCTTGATGCGGGAGAGCTGAATGGCGCCATTGCCTTGGGGGGAGGAAGCGGCGCCGCCATGGCGTGTGCCATTTTTCGAGGTCTTCCATTGGGATTTCCCAAAGTCATGGTTTCGACCATTGCCTCGGGAGATGTTTCTCTTTATGTGGGAACCCGCGACGTGACGATGGTGCACTCGGTCGTGGACATAACCCTGAACCGGATTACCCGGCCCATATTCGCCGCCGCTGCGGGCGCGGTTTGCGGAATGGCGAAGGCCCTGCCAGTGGCGGGGGATACCGATAAGCCCTTGGTCGCCGCTTCCATGTACGGCATCACCCAGCCTTGTGTTTTTGGTATGAAAGAGATTCTAGAGTCTCGGGGTTATGAAGTAGTCGTATTCAGCGCTGGCGGAAACGGCGCAAGGGCGCTGGAGGAGCTAACGGCCGAGGCGCACATCGACGGTGTGTTGGATATCACCACAACCACGATGATTGATGAGATTGTCGGCGGCATCCGAGGCGCGGGGCCGGGTCGGCTTGAGGCCGCTTGCTCGCGGGGGGTTCCACTCCTCGTGGTGCCAGGTGCGTGCGAATGCGTGAACTTCGGGCCGCCGGAGACGATCCCAGAAAAATTTCGAGATCGTATTTTTATGCCGCATACGGCTACGACCACTCTCATGCGAGCAACTGGCGAGGAGATGCGGGCGCTTGGCGTTAAAATGGCGGAAAAATTAAACGGCGCCAGCGGGCCGGTCGCTCTATTGGTTCCTCTTCGGGGGTTTTCCCACTATGACCAAGAAAATGGGCCCGAGGCGATGGATTTTGCGGGAAATCCGGCGGGGACATTCCACGACCCCGAGGCCGACAAGGCGTTTCTAGAGGGCGTGCAGTCCACACTCGATCAAGAGCGGGTACGGCTTCTGGAGCTGGATCTTCACATTAACGATGAGGCTTTTTCAAAAAAAGTGGCCGAGGTTTTTCTCTGTTTGGCGGGTATCGCGGCCGTTTAA